The Indicator indicator isolate 239-I01 chromosome 30, UM_Iind_1.1, whole genome shotgun sequence genome has a window encoding:
- the ORAI2 gene encoding protein orai-2: protein MSSELNVPVDPSPPACCSEPGTKGMDYRDWVRRSYLELVTSNHHSVQALSWRKLYLSRAKLKASSRTSALLSGFAMVAMVEVQLEVQYKYPQMLLIAFSACTTVLVAVHLFALLISTCILPNVEAVSNIHNLNSISESPHERMHPYIELAWGFSTVLGILLFLAEVVLLCWIKFLPVGSIPKGESGGGGEKAVGHAGWQSALVSTIIMVPVGLIFVVFTIHFYRSLVRHKTERHNREIEELHKLKVQLDGHDRGMQVV, encoded by the exons ATGAGTTCTGAGCTGAACGTTCCTGTGGATCCTTccccccctgcctgctgctccgaACCCGGCACCAAGGGCATGGACTATCGGGACTGGGTGCGGCGCAGCTACCTGGAGCTGGTCACCTCCAACCACCACTCTGTGCAAGCCCTCTCCTGGAGGAAGCTCTACCTGAGCCGAGCCAAACTGAAAGCTTCCAGCagaacctctgctctgctctctggatTTGCAATG gTCGCCATGGTGGAGGTGCAGCTGGAGGTGCAGTACAAGTACCCCCAGATGCTGCTGATCGCCTTCAGCGCCTGCACCACAGTGCTGGTGGCCGTCCACCTCTTCGCCCTCCTCATCAGCACCTGCATCCTGCCCAACGTGGAGGCCGTCAGCAACATCCACAACCTGAACTCCATCAGCGAGTCCCCCCACGAGCGCATGCACCCCTACATCGAGCTGGCCTGGGGCTTCTCCACCGTCCTGggcatcctcctcttcctggccgaggtggtgctgctctgctggatcAAATTCCTGCCGGTGGGCTCCATCCCGAAGGGCGAGAGCGGCGGCGGGGGGGAGAAGGCGGTGGGGCACGCGGGCTGGCAGTCGGCCCTGGTCTCCACCATCATCATGGTGCCGGTGGGGCTGATCTTCGTTGTCTTCACCATCCACTTCTACCGCTCCCTGGTGCGGCACAAGACGGAGCGGCACAACCGTGAGATCGAGGAGCTCCACAAACTCAAAGTGCAGCTGGATGGCCACGACAGGGGCATGCAGGTGGTGTGA